aATAATGATGCAGACTTCACCCTCCACCAGGGAACTAATGATCAACACAGGGAAggtacctccggagtaaaaAACCCGAAGGTAAACTCTTTAGAAGGGCGCGAATCAGAGAAAGAGGGACCATCCCATgtaactgaactcatgggattagtccacagtcgcctggaacagttagaacaagaacgggagcgacaaaaggaaactgaaaagaacctaaaagaggagatggaacgacgaaaagagttagaaagaaaactcttaaagttagaatcctccctcaaaggtCGCAACTCCTGTGACGAACGAGAAGAGCCGCCCTTAGGAGGggaggatcctttcagcgaggacataatgagggcaaaagtttcgaggaacttcaaaagccccgatatggacctctatgacggaaccacggatccaaagcatcacctgagcaatttcaaaagtcggatgtacctagctgatgcttccgacgctacgcgatgcaaagctttcccgaccactctatcgaaagcagcgatgaaatggttcgacagcctccccccgaggtcggttaccagttttgaagacctctcaaggaagtttttgatgaggttctctatccagaaagacaaagtgaaacatgcaccgagcctcctaggaataaaacaggaggtcggagaatccttacgagcctatatggaaaggttcaacaaagcatgtttagagattcaagacctgaccacagaggcagtcataatggggttagtcaatggactcagagaaggtccattctcacagtccatatctaaaagacaccccatttctctaagtgatgtacaggaaagagttgaaaagtacatcaatatggaggaaaacgTTAAGCTgagagacctgagttggcgacctgggcaccctccctcaacaaaagagagggaaagggaaaccaagaaaaaggaggaactcggtctcgagagaccaagaaaatatcactcttatactcctctgaaagtttctatagtggatgtatacagagagatttgtaacactgaaagactgccaccccctagacccattaaaaataaaaaaggggggagccgcagcgactactgtgagtaccataaaatatatggtcactccacaaacgactgttacgaccttaaaaatgtgatagaaaagctggctagagaaggtcggcttgatagatatctcatagaaaggtcgaacaatcatggaaagagaaagcgagacgatatggatagaagagacccaccgCCGCAGACTCcggagagacatatccatatgatctcaggagggttcgcgggagggggactcaccaaatcctctcgcaaaagacatcttaaaagagtctaccaggtcggAGAGGAGTCGTCCGACCTCCCTACCATTTCATtaacaaaagaagatgggcaaggaataatccctggacacgatgatccagtagtaataactatgatcctggcaaatgcccatctccacagaaccctagtagaccaaggaagctcagcggacatcctttttaagcccgcttttgacaaactagggttggatgagaaagaattaagagcctaccccgacaccttatacggattaggggacacgccaataaaaccactgggatttttACCCCTCCACACCATTTtcagaaaaggggaaaaatcaaagactctgaatatagacttcatagtcattgatgtggggtcagcatataacactttaatcggcagagctacccttaatcgactcggagccgtggtatccactccccacctttgcatgaaattttcgaccTCAGCAGGGATAGCAACGGTAAAAGGAGATCAAAAGTTGGCAAagaaatgctacaatgaaagcctaaatctgagaagAAAGGGCAGAGAAGTTCACACAATAGAGCTCGGCGGTGCAAGGGCCaaagaagagctgcgaccacaaccgggaggaaaaaccgaggagatacaggtcgGCAAAGAGGACgaaaaaaatactcatataggagccaacctaggggaaaccctaaaacaagggtttactaagctcctaagagataactcCAATCTCTttgcctggaaggcctccgacatgcctgggatagaccccgagctcatgtcccacaagttCTCGGTTtatccgggatcccgacctgtacaacaaagacgacgcaagctcggcccagaacgagccctaatagtagaagaacaagtgcaggcgctcctggaagctggcttcatcagagaagtcaagtacccaacatggctagccaatgtagtgctagtcaaaaaacaaaatggcaactggagaatgtgtgtcgactataccgacttaaataaggcatgtcccaaggacccttatccactgccaagtattgataccctagtggactccagctcggggtatcaatacttatcattcatggacgcctactcgggatataatcaaatcccgatgtatgagccagaccaggagaagacatcattcatcacacccagagctaatttctgctacgtggtcatgccattcggattaaaaaatgcaggagctacatatcaaaggttgatgaataaggTGTTTGCCTCTCACCTTGGGAgcctaatggaagtatacgtcgacgacatgctggtaaagaccaagaaagaactcgacctcttgtcagacctctcacaagtctttgacaccataaggctgcacgggatgagactaaaccccgcaaagtgcgccttcgcggtggaggcagggaaatttctaggatttatgctaacacaaagagggatcaaagccaatcccgataagtgtagagccatcctagagatgaaaagcccgacttgctTGAGAGAGGTCCAGCAGCTGAATGGCCGACTTGcggccctctccagatttttggcaggatcagcactaaaatcccttccactgtTCTCCTTATTGAGAAAGGGATGTCAGTTTGAATGGAcccctgaatgcgaggaggtgttccaggagttcaaaaaattcttaagccaacctcctattctgACCCGACCCGTACctggaaaagacctcgtcctgtaCTTATCTGTAGCAgacaaggctgtctcatcagccctgataagaGAAGATGAGGTCGGACAGCATCCAGTTTATTTCATcagtaaagttctacaaggccttgagctaaggtaccacaaactagagaagtttacctactccttagtgatagcctcacgaaggctacggcCTTACTTTCAGGCgcacacaataagagtccgtacgaaccaacccatgaagcaaatcctccaaaagacggatgttgcagggagaatggttcaatgggcaatagagctctccgagttcgacttaagatatgaaactcggacggcgattaaagcccaatgcctctatgtagatggatcctccaacaaaacaggaagcggtgcaggcataatattggtagatgaaagaggaacccagatagaggttcccctaaaatttgaattctcagcttcaaataatcaggcagagtatgaagccttgattgctggattgaagctggcagaagaagtcggtgctacaaaggtgatgatatacagcgactcacaagtagtgacctcccagataagcggagagtatcaggcaaaggacccaaatatgaagaggtacttggagaaaactctggagcaccttgggcgctttgcagaaaccaaggttaaacacataactcgggatctaaacagcagagcggacgccctatccaagttagcaagcaccaagccaggagggaacaacagaagcttGATCTAAGAAACCCTCCAGGAACTCTCAGTGGTAAAAATATAAGacaaacaagaagtacttgaggtagttcggtttaaacctcggatggatgaaccccttagtcgaatacataaaatttgacatcctcccaaaagaggaaaaagatACCAGGAAAATCcggagggaagcacaacattacactttggtgagaaatactctctacagaagggggatatcaacaccattgttaaagtgcgtaccgacctcaagaaccaccgaggtgttaGAGGAAATCCACAGTAGAATCTgcgaaatcatctcggagcaagggCATTAGCCAGAAAAGTAATCAGAgctggattctattggccgaccttgcagaaagatgccacagaatttgtgaaaaagtgccaaccatgtcagatgcatgcaaatttccacgtggctcccccagaggagctcatcaatatcacttctccatggctctttgcaaaatggggaatggatttgttaggtccttttccgcaagcgccaggacaagtcaaatacctgatcgtgggaatagattacttcacaaagtggatagaagcagaaccattggccaccatcactgctcaaagaagtcggaggttcctctacaaaaatatcagcacaagatatgggataccttattccattactacagataatggaacccaattcaccgattctaccttcagaagcctagtagccagtatgaaaataaaacaccagttcacctcggtggagcacccGCAAGCTAATGGGCAggccgaggcagccaacaaaatCATACTGGCAGGGCTAAAAAGAAGATTACAAGAGGCAAAAGGAGcctgggccgaagagctcccccaagtgctatgggcttacaggacaacgccccaatctgccactggagaaacgcccttccgactagtctatggcgttgaagcaatgataccaatagaaatcaatgaacaaagcccaagggtaattctccatgacgagatcggaaacatacaggggcacaaagaggagatCGACTTGCTCCCTGaagtccgagaagatgcccagataagagaagcagcgttgaagcaaaggatgactacaaggtacaacaaaaaagtcattcgaagaacatttgccccgaatgacttggtcttaatcagaaacgacattggagtcaacaaatcaggggAAGGAAAACTCGCtgctaattggaagggaccatacaaagtcaatgaagtCTTGGGagaaggttattataaagtgaCCGACCTGAACGGCACCGAGTttccaaggtcgtggcatgcttataatatgaaaaggtactacagttaaaaagcgaactctactccctgatgtactcttttcccaacttcatgatttttttccaaaatcaaagggttttttctggagaagggtttttaacgaggcatcataatagaggctaagggaaaataggcTATTAAAAATCTTTAGTAgcaagaaggtacctccccaattaataaaagatcttttttcatttaCAATATCTCTTATCAAATCCTTTCTgttttctaagtctttctacgaaacgcgccgacttaagctcgacaaaacatgaaaatcccatgaatcgacctagatggtcgtcaggataaaacgacgaggtacaagtcgatGTAATGAAGTTATAAAAGTTGATCGTAAAAAACTCGGAGACAtcccgactcataagtcgaaagGAAAAATCGAGTAGAAAAGAAAGCgaatcgcaaaaataacctaagtcataagaactcaataaaacaaagttgagtataaggaataacaaaaaaaagattgaaaaaacctaggaaaaagtttaaaggctgtcctaaagtccttaaacaaaaaggctcagaaaaacagacaagCCAAAGGGAAAGGTTTTCAGAAAAAGATCAAGGAGACTTcgaaaaatcaaaatcagaaaagcatgcacgcataaggtaacttaaacccttatccaaaaaagggtatttattttgttaatttaaaacccttattaaaaaagggtacttttttaatatttggtttacggccttaaaaggccaaaagaaaTTGTCCAAACACCACCAACAAACAAGatataaagagtttaaaaaggggactcacaggccgagcccccatatagccatataaagttatttctgcagaggagtagacggatcaccaccaccagagtcaagaagagcgcCATCAGGACCAGGAAGAGAGGCAACCACaggagatgaagaggaagtCGGAGGAACAACAGAAGAGCTCGGTGCGTCCTTAGAACGAGGAggggactcaataatcctctgcccccgagtcttcaattctgactcggaaacgattacgggggcaggaggatccacAATAGCGCCATCAATGACGACTTTGTCTGGATctaaaggagaaagatccaagtcagGAGCAATAACTCCGACCTGCTCCTTGAAAATCCTCCAAGTCTCCTCGGCGCCAtcagcaatagagtcctccaactcggcataCGTATTTCGAGAATTCAGCAAATCCTTCctcacagacacaagatcttGAAATAAACTCTGATAACTCTCCTGTACTGTTTTCCTCAAACCCACCTCCATGTTGCATTGGGCTTGCAACTTACTCTCCTTCTCCCAAAGGTTATCCCTCTCCGCCCTCAGCTTGGCgacctcctccttcaactccctcTCATGCTCTTGATAAGAAAGAAGTCTTCCTTCCAGCTCCTCAACCTTCGAGGTTAACCCCAAAGAGTTGAgaggagtcttctcaaaaatatccaaaaactTGCCACAAACACTTGCCACCCTGAAACTCTCCTCAGCCAGAGTGGTAAGGTGATTCCGAACAGAGACATCATCCATGCTTATAtgaggatagatgttctttcggacgaatgcaagagcatccgccttaaccccaccatcaaaagaagagccagactctaaagtcttgcgcttcttcttctctggctcagaAAGAAGTCGGGCGGAGGGGAGCGGCCGAGACAAagctgaagaagaaatcacAATGGGCTGGGAAGGAGTCCCCACGTtctgaggaggaggaggaggaggaggaggagagatgatCACCCTGGTGCCACCAGTTCTAGCCCGAGATCTTGCCTTAGCCTCCTGAACTCTTTGGTAAGATTCTTAAGCATTCTTccttgccatatctgcaaaagTCACAATTAGCAAAAACAACAAGTCGTTAAAACCTCAAAGTCAGTAGATACAAGTCGGAaataagaaatatatatatataagctaCCTAGTTGCGACCGAACAAAAGTCGGCGATCCCTGAAGAAATTTTCTAGTATCCAAGTACGGGGCCCTTCCCCACACTTCTCGGAGaaaccccacaatggccgcctccacctcgtctagGTCGTCCAGACTGTATTTCTCACAGGGGGAGGCCTCCAACCAATACAGGGGAAAACGGGAGGAAGAATCATCATCCaaaaaaaaggggtggtgaccctctacagcttgaactttgaaaaaataatttttgaaatcgtGGAAGGATTCGTCAAAGAGGGtaaaaatcctccgaccttgaatggctcGGAAAGACACCCATTGCTGTTTGTTATTTAGCCCACTGAAGGGCTTagtcatgtggaaaagatggaagaaaatcctcaaagaggtcgAAAAGTCCAAAGCGTGACTaataaattggtaaattttcagaaaaccccaagaattggggtgaagttgggtaggGGCAACTCGACAGTGGCGTAAAACAGCCATTTCAAATTCAGAAAACGGaaaaaaaacacccaaacgggtaaTCATACTCTCATACATATAGAAAAAATGAGGGACCTCCTCGGAACCCCTCCCAAAACAAACTCGGTCTTCCAGACCCGGGGCCACCAACTCATACTTGGGTTCATCCTCCTCAAAAGTACAAATGCGGTGATGAGTGCGAAGATGGGTGTTGAACTCGGCATCAACCAAGGGTTCCTCCCCCAGGACCGTAACATCAACCCATTGAGCAAGAGCTTCTACGGAAGacatttttttctaaaaacacGACGAAAAcctacaaagaaaaaagaaaaagaatcaaaaAACGAGAGTCCCTAAGGGGATACGAAACTTAACAGAAGCCTACAACGTCACTTCTCCCTctccaaagaaaacaaaaagcatgcaagCAAAAGCAATTAACAAAGGGAGAGGAGAAAGAACCCACCTTTGCCGGAAAAAGGTAGGAGAGGATGAAAAGCCTTCAACAAAAGAAGTCCCACAAACTGATATGAAAATGCTTCACGAATGAAagtgaaaatttgaaaaatcaaagaaaCGAAACAAGGAAAGAGACAGAAAGTATTTATAAGCACGttaggggcataatggtaaaagcagggcagtcattaatgagaatgcaccgttaccaagGACATCAATCCCTACGCAcatccctaacggacacgacgcttgattagacgtaactgtcagaaccaAAAGGCTACGGAAAGTCACGTCGGTTTCAGACCATCACGCCGGTCCTGATACAAGTCGACTACGACCCCGAGTAGAATACTCGAACCCAAATCTTGAAAAGAAAATtgggctcgagtaggggcactgttaaTACCCTGGCCTAATAGTAAAGGCCCAGGACCAATCGAAAAGGTCCAATCCAAAGGGTTGGACCTCACCCTTTACCAATCTTAGTCTTATGAAGTCGGTATTCACCACGACTtgttctaaagaagtcgggtACGAGGGTTAGttggcagataaatactcattcaaatgagtaactgccccaagaatctctctaaccacttcacagagccatatcttaacctccctaagataaagggacggttaacaccctaaaaaggtggcactactccaacggtggttattggttcgcCACTATAAATAcgctgacacccctcaggtatctctaagttcaatactctctagacctgcttacactctagctaacttaggcatcggagtgtctttgcaggtaccatcCCCATCTCCTCACGCgaacaagtcggacggaggccCCCGAGTTGCAGACCCATTCGGAACCCTCCTCCTTCATACATTTGGGCCAACCTACACCATTTAGCTCATcgatctccggttacccaccgtaacattacTTTTATCACAAATGTTTTGGGtaaatatttgttatttttaatattttgccTTATTTGTATGAGATATTTTAAAAGTGACTAAGTATTACTTCATAGATAACTCAATAAAAATGTGACGTTCACGgtatatgttattatttttattagtaattttttattaacaaaaatattatattaagtTATATTTGAAATAGTTAAGACAaataaaatggaaaaaaatcaaagagaaaaagatatatttatatttaccTTAAATGATAACAATGACACGTTGGCCATGaaattcaactaaaaaaaattagttgaaaAGGAACTCTCTTTAAAATTTGTGGAGGTGCTTCCAAATTCCAATATAAGGttgtattttttcttaatttctccatataattttatccttttactatatattaaaaaaaaggaaaagggtACGAAGGAccgctttttatttttaatacgaCGATGAGATAGATGCAATGCGTAAAATAAGAGTTTGAACGTGTAATACATATGTATAGAATTAATAACAGTTTCTACATAAATGGTTAAATCAAATCATGAATCACAATTTGAGTGAAAAGAGAGACGAAAAAAAGAGAAGTCAGAGATTTCAAAATAAATCGCTACTCTTATTTTCATTGAGTAAAAAATTATCCTTTGTCACTAACTCAAATCGTTaatgataatttattttgacATTAATCCATTCCTATCAGTGTATtacattaaatttatataatattgtCGTATTACATCCTTTATTTTACCATATCTAAAAAAATGAGCACAACCGCACAATATCATAATTGGTTCATATTTTGATATGCTTATGTTTAGATCTAGCTGATGGGATCGCGGTACTCGATTCTTGCAGCTGTCTGCTTTTCACTCATTGAATAAACTGGGCATCATCATGTGCCACCACGATCCTTAAATCTGAAtggaaaaatcaaaataaattgtTTAAAAAGTAACTTGTTTTTGTCGGTTCAAAATATATTTAGTTCTCTTGTTCATCTCTATaagttaattaaatttttaaaagtaatcATTCAAATTGGGCAACTAACAATTTGAATGTGATGCGTCAACAAACCAGCTTCTAACTAATGCCGCCTTAATAAAATCCTTTACAACTAAACAATAtcaattatttttactattaaaattataaacaaCTTTATGTTCCAATTCTCCAAATTCCTTCATATTAATTATAttgtattatattatattatatgtgCCTAATGGTTGTCTGGCAGAATATTCTGACAATATTcgcaaataaaaaataaaataaaagaaaggcAGTGATTGAGATCAAACTTTTATATAGTTAGTAGACAActaataaaacataaacaatGGGCAAATAAAAAAGGGTTGCAAAAAGAACATAGTAAACAAACTTTAGGGCACATTGAAATATTATGATAATGAAGTAACATAGTTACATCCATCTCTTaaaacaagaggaagaaaaagcCTATGATAATGTCCCTCTTACTAACTAGACCCAAATACTAAAGGCCGAAATTGTATTTAAGTGACACAACAGCACTCAAATATTAACACAAaagtgtttttttatttatttccgGAATCacagaaagaaaaaatttagaaaatgtTGCAATCAATGCTTTAAACTTCAAGCCACGGATGCAATGTGCACGATTAAGTCAATCACACGGGAGctgcaaaaaataaataaataaataaaagaaaaagaatgtgGTTAAACAAAGAAGAATCAAAGATAAAAACATCTTCATATATTCTAGAAGGTGATGGTGATGTGAAATTACCTGTAACCCCATTCGTTGTCATACCAAGAGACAAGCTTCACAAAGTTCTCATTCAAAGCAATTCCAGCCTTAGCATCAAATATGCTTGACCTGAATTAAATCACAACAATacatttagttatttatttttttgggaATTAAATATAAATGGTATTTTATACACAAATGATTTATACCTGCTGTCACCAAGAAAGTCAGTGGACACAACATCATCTTCAGTGTAACCCAAAATACCCTTCAATTTTCCTTCTGATTCCTCCctgcatttaaaaaaaaaatttgaggttAGGTTTTGGaccaaaaatataatataatttaatttaggtACATCAAAATGGAACTAGAAAAAAAAACCTACTTGATAGCATTCTTGATCTCAGCATAGGTTGCCTTCTTCTCTAGCCTGACAGTGAGATCAACAACTGAGACATCCACAGTAGGAACTCTGAAGGACATTCCGGTCAATTTACCATTCAGTGATGGAAGAACTTTTCCTACAGCCTGTTGTTTTTCACACACAAGTATTCATTCGTTAGACCAAGGCCTTGTTTAGATAAGCTTATAagaaaaaaacttttttttagtatttttttaaaaaatttttagaataataaaaataattttatatttgaatattttatatatttattaatttatattagatataataatataatttttttttgtttatttattacataaaaaatttatttttcagaaaaaaaagtctttttaaaaaagacgtaaattataatttttcaaaaaagatatcttttctagtgtttttatttttattaaaaatttgtcaattacgttaaaaaaaattattttttttatcaacttaATGACACCCAAACAAACACAAAATTAAAAAcctaattaattacaaaattatatattttcagCTTCCAATAAAAATGTGTATCGATTAACAAATTTGTACCTTGGCAGCACCAGTGCTGCTGGGAATTATGTTGAAGGAAGCAGCTCTTCCACCCCTCCAATCCTTGTTTGATGGACCATCAACGGTCTTCTGAGTAGCTGATTAATCATAAAAACATAAAGGATAATTAATACAAtaatcttaattttaaattcaaattgaaaaatatacAAGTGAAAAATCCAATTTCCTAacaattttgaataatttataaTCTTCTAAAAATTTAGATAATTTATCCCTCAATCatactattttttaaaagatgacACCGACTAATTTGTCCTTCTATGGTAAAAGATCATAAACCAATTTGTCAATTTGTTTTGTCCAAAGTACGAATTGTTAGGAACTAATTTGGATTCTTACTCTAATACTCTACAATATATGTAAATTGATAACCTGTAATGGCGTGGACAGTGGTCATAAGACCCTCAACAATTCCAAATCGGTCATTGATAACCTGTACAAGATTGAAATTAAGATAATTACACGAAAGCATAAGCATAAGAATATTTGAAATTAAGATTTAAGATCCATCAAATTCATTAACCTTGGCGAGGGGAGCAAGACAATTGGTAGTGCAGCTGGCGTTGGAAACAATGTTAAGTTCAGGTTTGTATTCATGCTCGTTAACACCAACAACAAACATTGGTGCGTCTTTACTTGGGGCTGAGATCACAACCTTCTTTGCACCACCCTATACTCATTACAATAATCAACAATCATTACTATTTAGTTAAGTATTTTCAAAAGGAACTTCAAATTCATTACATCACTTTGATGCACCCAACACTGACACGAACATGATGCGAC
This sequence is a window from Arachis stenosperma cultivar V10309 chromosome 10, arast.V10309.gnm1.PFL2, whole genome shotgun sequence. Protein-coding genes within it:
- the LOC130955695 gene encoding glyceraldehyde-3-phosphate dehydrogenase GAPC2, cytosolic-like, whose translation is MASKKIKIGINGFGRIGRLVARVALQRDDVELVAVNDPFISTDYMTYMFKYDSVHGQWKHFDIKVKDSNTLLFGQNPVTVFGFRNPEEIPWGEAGADYVIESTGVFTDKDKAAAHLKGGAKKVVISAPSKDAPMFVVGVNEHEYKPELNIVSNASCTTNCLAPLAKVINDRFGIVEGLMTTVHAITATQKTVDGPSNKDWRGGRAASFNIIPSSTGAAKAVGKVLPSLNGKLTGMSFRVPTVDVSVVDLTVRLEKKATYAEIKNAIKEESEGKLKGILGYTEDDVVSTDFLGDSRSSIFDAKAGIALNENFVKLVSWYDNEWGYSSRVIDLIVHIASVA